GATCCTGATCCTGGCCAGCGCGCCCTCTACGGCAGCTGACAGGCCCGTGTTCCCGACGTCATTGTCGGAGCCGAAGACCACCACCACCTGGGACTGGGAATTCACGATCCGGTTGACCAGGTCCAGGAAGACGTCCCCCATGTCACCGGGCTGGACATACCCCGCGCCGTTTTCGGACGCGTTGGTGATCTCTGCCGCCAGGCCCATGGCGGACACGAGTCTCTGGGCCTGCCCGGGCCAGGTGTTGCCGGGCGTCTTGTACCCGGTGCTCAGGGAGTCGCCAATGACGTCGACCCGGACCGCCTTGACCGGGACCGCGCGGGGAACTCCGGCGTAGGCTGCAGCACCTACGCCGACCACCGCCATCACCACCAAGGCGATGGCCATGGTGGTTCGGCCCTGCCATCCGGCCAGTCCGGCCGCAAGCCCCTGCCTGAAGCGGCGCCTCACGTCCGCGGCATCCCAGGTTGACAGGATCGCCCGGGCAGGGAACCGGCTGCGTTTCATGTCTCCAGCCTGGCTGGCGCGCATGCTTCATCGGTGAACGTTCGCTGACTGTCCGCTGTGCAACTGGAGACGCCAAAGTCCAACGGATGGACAGCGGTTCTCCTATAGCATCGTGTGATGACAGGCCTTGAGCTTCCCGACCGAAAACACCACTCCTCCTGGCTGGAGGCCGCAGCGGAGTTCGACGGCGCGCACCGAGACGGGAGCGGCACGGACGACTGGCCGCTGGAACTCCTGCGCGACCCCGCGGAGTTTGGCCGCTTCGTGGACTGGCTCATCGCCGACGCCCTGCCGGACAGCCCCCGGACGCCCGGATACGTGCCGTGCACCTACCTCTGGATCATCGACCGCAACACGGTGGTCGGCTCACTGGCCATCCGGCACGTGCTCAACGACTTCCTGCTCAATGAAGGCGGGCACATCGGCTACAGCGTGCGCCCGTCCGCGCGCCGCCGCGGCCATGCCGCGGCGGCGCTGCATGAGGCCCTGCCGATCGCTCGTGGACTTGGCATCGACCGCGTACTCGTCACCTGCGACGAGGACAACGCCGGCTCCCGGGCCACCATTGAACGCAATGGCGGCATCTACGACGACAGCCGCAACGGCAAGCGCCGCTACTGGATCGGCGTCTAAACTGTTCCATGCTGCTTGCATTCTTGGACGTGGCCGCCGCATTCGCCGCCACAGGAGCGATACGCAAATCGGGGGCGTACCTGTTCGCCACAGCAGCATTGGAGTCTTCCGCACGAAATGCCCAGGTCCGTACCATGTCCAAGATGTGGATCCCTTCCAAACTTCGGAACAGTTCAACACCTTGGCAATCACCGATATCAACCTTCAGTGGGCGTTGGTCGTCGCCAATGAGCACCGCAGGGTGCTTGGGTCCACAGCCTCTCTATGGCGCTTATGTGGAATTCCACATAAGAGGCATTACGTGGACGGCTGGGTTATGTGGCCGGTTGGGCGTTTCCGCAGGTGAGAGCAGCGCTGGAGCTATTTCCGGCCACATAACCCTGGTTGTTATTGGCAGGCGTGGTCGAGCCATTTGAGGAGATCTTGATCGCTCGTCCAGTCGGGCAGGGACTCGGGCGTCAGCGACTGGTAGGCGTTTTCGATGGCGGCGCGTTTTGCCTCCGTGTCGGCGCGGGCGTAGATCTCGGTTGTGGAGACGTCGGCGTGTCCGAGCAGGTCGCGGATGTAGATCAGGTTGACGCCGGCTTGAAGCAGGTGCATTGCCCGGGTCCTTCTGATCACGTGCGGGGTTACGTTCATGCCCGCCGCGTATCCGGGGTCGCGGCGACGTAGGGATGGGACGTGTCTGGCGAGGATTTTGGTGATTCCCCAGCGGGTCAATCGGGTATGTTCTGGCCCGTTGAACAGTGGGTCGGCGTCTGCGCCGACGCCAGGGTGGGGCGTGCGACGGTCGAGGTAGTCCGTCAGGAGCCGGGCGGTGGGGTCCATCAGAGGCACTCGTCTGGTTGTGGAGCCTTTGCCATGGAGGGTTACCACCATCGGGCGGGCCGTGCGGATATCGGAGGTGTTCAGGTCGCAGATCTCTTGCACGCGGGCTGCGGTGTCGTAGAGCGTGGAAAGTATGACCATGTCACGCAGCCCCCGCCAGGTGGCCGGGTCTGGTTCGGCCAGAAGGGCTTTCATCTCGTCGCTGGTGAGGTGGCCCATGTCAGCGGCCCGGGTCTTCTTCTGCTTGATGGCGATGATTAGGGTGGCTTGGTTGAGGAACTCTGGCTGCTCAACTGCGGTGTATCGGGCGAACGATTTGATGACGGCAAGGCGTTGGTTACGTGTCGCCGCTGAGTTGCCGCGTTCGGCTTCGAGCCAGTCCAGGAAGGCGAGCACCCGGACCCGGTCAAGGTCCGCCAGGCTCAGCTTTTCCGGTGGAGTTTCCTCCACGTCGCGGAACCAGGTGAGCAGCAGTTTGATCGCGTCTCGGTAGGATGCGATGGTCTGGCCCGACAGGTCCCGCTCCCCGGCCAGATGGTCGGTGAGGAACTTCGAGAGCCACTTGCCGGCCAGATCCCCGCCGGCTGGGTCGACGCCGCTCACCGTTGGACTCCTTCGGACTTGGCTGGGTCCGGGATGACGTAACCGAACCTGGCTTGGGTCATGGCGGCGACCTCGGGGTATGCGTCCGCGGTCAGCTGGAGATAGTACTGGGTTCCGCGCAGGTCGGCGTGGCCCATATAGGCCGATAGGTATGGCAGCATGACAGCCAGGTCCGCGCCAGCGGCCGCCCATCGGCGCAGGTTCGCAACGGCGAAGCCGTGGCGCAGCGAATGGACGTGCGGGCCACCTCGGAAGTGGGGGATGTCGGCGTCAGAGAGGTAGCGCCGGAACCTGTTGTAAACCGTGGACTTATCAACCGGTCTGGAGCGATCCCCCGTGTGGAAGAGCTTGTGGGCGGGTTCGAAGTGGGGTTCGGCGGCCGCGATATAGGTTTCCAGGGTGGCGGCGAGGCGTCCGGTGACCGGCAGAATGCGATTCTCGCGGTTCTTCCCATCGCGCACCTCGATGGTGGCTCGGGCCGGGTCGAAGTCGCGCAGTTCCAGATTGAGTGCTTCTGACAGGCGCATCCCGGTGGCGTAGAAAACCCGGAACAGTACCGGGTCGACCAGCGCCCTGTTCGACATCTCCGACAACGTCTGGGTGTCGATGGCGTGGAAGAGGCGGCGGATCTCGTCGTCGCTGAACACGTACGGTGGCGGCCGGTGGGCGGTCTTCACATGCGTCAGGGTCGGTGGTGCCCACGCTTGCCAGCCGAATTGGCGGGCGTGTTCGGCCAGCTCGCGCAGGACGATCTCTTCACGGCGGATGGTGGACCCCTTGAGGTGGCGGCCGTAGAGGAATCCCTCGACAGCTTCTTGAATGATCGACCCGTCCGCGTATCCTTCCCGGCGGGAGTGCTCGGCGAACTGGCGCAACACCCGTTCTTGGCCGTTATACCGGAACCCGCCGGCGCGGCGCGCGGCGACCAGGGTGTCAACCAGGGCGGGCAGCGTCGGCGCGTTCACGACTGGGCCCCTTTCTCCACGTCCAGGACATCTTCGACGTCGAGGGCGCAGCCGCGCAGGTGCTCGGTGTCAAGCCTGAGATAGTGCGCGGCAGTCGTGTTGGTCGTCGCGTGACCCAGAACCGCCGCTACGACCGGCGGGGGCGTATCGGTTTGGAGCATCGCCACCGCCAAGGCGCCGCGCAACGAGTGAAGGCCGTGCGACCGCCCGGGCGGGAACACTATCCCAGCGCGCCGTGCGTAGTAACGCAGCCGGCAGCCCGCCGAGGTGGACGAACCGAAAGCCGTGAACGGGTAGCGGTGTTTGACGAACACTTGCCGACAACCCGCTTCGGGCCGACCATGGCGGATGTAGTCGATCACAGCCCATCCGACGTCACCGGGCAGCGGCAGCGTCAACGGCAGACCAGTCTTGTGCTGTGAAAACGCCACGGTCTTAGCCCGCCAGTCGAACCATCCCAGTTCCAAGCAGCGCAGATCTCCGACTCTCAAACCGAGCCGGGCAGTCAGCAAGACCATCGCGTAGTCACGTTTTCCGATCGCCGATTGCCGATCGATCTTATCCAAGACCAAGCGAATTTCCTCAACCTTCCACGGGTACGGGGCCAACTGGCCACGCCGGGGATAGCGCTGGGGTGGCAGTCGCCCCGCCAGGTCTTCTTGGACCTGGCCGCGCTCGGCCAGGTGGCGCAGGAAGTCCGCCAACCCCGAACGCAGCGAGCCAGTGGTTTTCGGGGCATAGCTCCGACGCTGGAGCCGGACCCAGAACCCGGCCAAGTCTTGGGCCTGTACCTGGTCGAGGGTTTCTCGGCCGACTTCTTCGAGGTAGGCAAGGAACTGATCGGCGGCGCGTTGCTTGGTCGTGACGCTGGCTTCGGCGTTGCCTCGCTGCCGGCACGCAGCCAGGTATTCGTCCCTGACCGTCCGGAAAGTTGCCGGGCAGTTCTCGATCAACGGCGATGTGGGCTGCCCGACCTGAGGGAGAATCCCATCCAAGGCTTCCATCAGGAGGATCAGGGGCCGGCGTGCGAG
This genomic stretch from Arthrobacter dokdonellae harbors:
- a CDS encoding SGNH/GDSL hydrolase family protein — protein: MKRSRFPARAILSTWDAADVRRRFRQGLAAGLAGWQGRTTMAIALVVMAVVGVGAAAYAGVPRAVPVKAVRVDVIGDSLSTGYKTPGNTWPGQAQRLVSAMGLAAEITNASENGAGYVQPGDMGDVFLDLVNRIVNSQSQVVVVFGSDNDVGNTGLSAAVEGALARIRILAPQAAIVVVGPTSESNDPGGQLTPVRQALAVQAAAIGARFVDPVALGWFQGSASQDLSSDLEHPNAAGETYLARHMSALMAPAIRSAMRRDRLRG
- a CDS encoding GNAT family N-acetyltransferase produces the protein MTGLELPDRKHHSSWLEAAAEFDGAHRDGSGTDDWPLELLRDPAEFGRFVDWLIADALPDSPRTPGYVPCTYLWIIDRNTVVGSLAIRHVLNDFLLNEGGHIGYSVRPSARRRGHAAAALHEALPIARGLGIDRVLVTCDEDNAGSRATIERNGGIYDDSRNGKRRYWIGV
- a CDS encoding tyrosine-type recombinase/integrase; protein product: MSGVDPAGGDLAGKWLSKFLTDHLAGERDLSGQTIASYRDAIKLLLTWFRDVEETPPEKLSLADLDRVRVLAFLDWLEAERGNSAATRNQRLAVIKSFARYTAVEQPEFLNQATLIIAIKQKKTRAADMGHLTSDEMKALLAEPDPATWRGLRDMVILSTLYDTAARVQEICDLNTSDIRTARPMVVTLHGKGSTTRRVPLMDPTARLLTDYLDRRTPHPGVGADADPLFNGPEHTRLTRWGITKILARHVPSLRRRDPGYAAGMNVTPHVIRRTRAMHLLQAGVNLIYIRDLLGHADVSTTEIYARADTEAKRAAIENAYQSLTPESLPDWTSDQDLLKWLDHACQ
- a CDS encoding tyrosine-type recombinase/integrase — encoded protein: MNAPTLPALVDTLVAARRAGGFRYNGQERVLRQFAEHSRREGYADGSIIQEAVEGFLYGRHLKGSTIRREEIVLRELAEHARQFGWQAWAPPTLTHVKTAHRPPPYVFSDDEIRRLFHAIDTQTLSEMSNRALVDPVLFRVFYATGMRLSEALNLELRDFDPARATIEVRDGKNRENRILPVTGRLAATLETYIAAAEPHFEPAHKLFHTGDRSRPVDKSTVYNRFRRYLSDADIPHFRGGPHVHSLRHGFAVANLRRWAAAGADLAVMLPYLSAYMGHADLRGTQYYLQLTADAYPEVAAMTQARFGYVIPDPAKSEGVQR
- a CDS encoding tyrosine-type recombinase/integrase, which translates into the protein METAKLREASGRVIVALTAAGRSRTTIKRHEAVFNAFAGFVEARGQGLPNEADCLDFIAERSGSRLGSLREPTRSRHAQLARRPLILLMEALDGILPQVGQPTSPLIENCPATFRTVRDEYLAACRQRGNAEASVTTKQRAADQFLAYLEEVGRETLDQVQAQDLAGFWVRLQRRSYAPKTTGSLRSGLADFLRHLAERGQVQEDLAGRLPPQRYPRRGQLAPYPWKVEEIRLVLDKIDRQSAIGKRDYAMVLLTARLGLRVGDLRCLELGWFDWRAKTVAFSQHKTGLPLTLPLPGDVGWAVIDYIRHGRPEAGCRQVFVKHRYPFTAFGSSTSAGCRLRYYARRAGIVFPPGRSHGLHSLRGALAVAMLQTDTPPPVVAAVLGHATTNTTAAHYLRLDTEHLRGCALDVEDVLDVEKGAQS